The following proteins are co-located in the Paludibaculum fermentans genome:
- a CDS encoding serine hydrolase domain-containing protein: MPDRRHRTLRLLPAVLCAVICGSLGFGQQDAAMEKQMDSLFSKYGASTPGVAVGIVRDGKVVLLKGYGTASLEHGVPVTATTVFQAASVSKQFTAFAVYLLEKQGKLSLEDDIRTYLPELPDFGKSIRIKHLLAHTSGIRDQAALLTLAGWRMDDVMTTEQALRVIRRQRALNFEPGSAYLYSNSGYLLLAEIVRHVSGRTFAEFTRQNIFDPLHMSNTRFSDDHETIIKNRADSYFREKGAYKRVNLNDSIVGPSNLYTTAEDMAKWALNLEKPIAGDRELIAKFNEPSLLDNGDRVVYYSLPGDVGYYAKGQVRRTYRGLEVLSHGGHSGGFRSSFWRFPGQHFAFVLLSNDEHFAQLDHAEAVTDFSLTDLLQPKKNAEGSTGGTSQALPAAKASLSDFEGRFYSPELDATYTARVLNGKLSLTHLRHGDIQLTEVNKDSFTGRIEFPAQFEFQRDSAGQVVELRISNFGAKNVKFRKLPR; the protein is encoded by the coding sequence ATGCCCGACCGCCGCCACCGAACGCTACGATTGCTTCCCGCTGTCCTCTGTGCCGTGATCTGCGGCAGCCTGGGTTTCGGGCAGCAAGACGCGGCCATGGAGAAGCAGATGGATTCGCTGTTCTCGAAGTATGGCGCATCCACGCCTGGGGTAGCAGTAGGGATCGTCCGCGATGGCAAAGTCGTCCTTTTGAAGGGCTACGGCACGGCGAGCCTCGAGCATGGAGTCCCGGTGACGGCCACTACGGTCTTTCAGGCCGCCTCCGTGTCCAAGCAGTTCACGGCTTTCGCCGTCTATCTCCTCGAGAAGCAGGGAAAGCTGTCGCTTGAGGACGACATCCGAACGTACCTGCCGGAGCTGCCTGATTTCGGCAAGAGCATTCGTATCAAACACCTGCTGGCGCACACGAGCGGGATTCGAGATCAGGCCGCCCTGCTCACCCTGGCCGGGTGGCGGATGGACGATGTGATGACCACGGAGCAGGCCCTGCGGGTGATCCGGCGGCAGCGGGCACTGAACTTCGAACCGGGCAGTGCTTATCTGTACAGCAACTCGGGCTACCTGCTGCTGGCGGAGATCGTCAGGCACGTGAGCGGCCGGACGTTTGCGGAGTTTACCCGGCAGAACATCTTCGACCCGCTCCACATGAGCAATACCCGGTTCTCCGATGATCACGAAACGATCATCAAAAACCGGGCGGACTCGTACTTCAGAGAGAAGGGCGCCTACAAGCGGGTGAATCTGAACGATTCGATCGTGGGTCCTTCGAATCTTTATACTACGGCCGAGGACATGGCGAAGTGGGCGCTGAATCTTGAGAAGCCCATCGCCGGCGATCGGGAACTGATCGCCAAGTTCAATGAGCCGTCCCTTCTCGACAATGGCGATCGCGTGGTTTACTACTCGTTGCCAGGAGATGTCGGCTACTACGCGAAAGGGCAGGTGCGGAGGACGTACCGGGGGTTGGAGGTGCTGAGCCACGGCGGACATTCGGGCGGGTTTCGCAGTTCTTTCTGGCGCTTTCCCGGGCAGCACTTTGCGTTCGTGCTGCTGAGCAACGACGAGCACTTTGCCCAACTGGACCATGCGGAGGCCGTCACCGATTTCAGCCTGACGGACCTGTTGCAGCCGAAGAAGAACGCCGAGGGCAGCACCGGGGGCACGAGCCAGGCTCTCCCGGCCGCTAAGGCCAGCCTGAGTGATTTCGAAGGCAGGTTCTACAGCCCGGAGCTGGATGCCACCTACACGGCGAGAGTCCTGAACGGAAAACTATCGCTGACGCACCTGAGGCACGGCGATATCCAACTGACCGAGGTGAACAAGGATTCGTTTACGGGAAGAATCGAATTTCCCGCCCAGTTTGAGTTCCAACGGGATTCCGCGGGGCAGGTCGTCGAGCTGAGGATTTCCAATTTTGGCGCGAAGAACGTGAAGTTCAGGAAATTGCCGAGGTAG
- a CDS encoding RNA polymerase sigma factor translates to MSDVGRAIETVWKLESTRLIAAIARVTRDIGVAEELAQDALVAALERWPEEGIPENPAPWLMTVAKRRAIDNLRRGQMLQHKHAEIARELQGQQQRLGDAMDRALDQVIDDDVLRLIFTACHPVLTVEGRVALTLRLIGGLSTAEIARAFLAPEKTIGQRIFRAKKTLSEAQVSFETPRGEDLHGRVQSVLSVIYLIFNEGHTATTGDEWMRASLCEEALRLGRLLAQLLPGESEVHALLALMEFNESRTAARRGSNGEAVLLPDQDRSLWDATRIQRGMAALELAQTLGGGAKPYALQAAIAACHMRARTSAETDWPRIVLLYDTLAQTAPSPVVSLNRAVAVGMAQGPDAGLDALNAAAALSGHHLFHSVRADLLKKLGRFAEACEETRRAIALTQNLRERELLAERLKHMQESAPPT, encoded by the coding sequence ATGAGCGATGTCGGCAGGGCAATCGAAACGGTCTGGAAACTCGAGTCCACGCGCCTCATCGCTGCCATTGCCCGTGTCACTCGCGACATCGGCGTAGCCGAGGAACTCGCCCAGGACGCTCTCGTGGCCGCTCTCGAGCGGTGGCCCGAAGAAGGAATCCCCGAAAATCCTGCCCCCTGGTTAATGACCGTGGCCAAGCGGCGCGCCATCGACAATCTGCGCCGTGGGCAAATGCTTCAGCACAAGCACGCGGAAATTGCCCGTGAACTGCAAGGCCAACAACAACGGCTCGGAGACGCCATGGACCGCGCTCTGGATCAGGTCATCGACGACGACGTGCTGCGGCTCATCTTCACCGCCTGCCATCCCGTGCTCACGGTGGAAGGTCGCGTCGCGCTGACCCTGCGTCTCATCGGCGGCCTCTCCACCGCGGAGATCGCCCGCGCCTTTCTTGCCCCCGAGAAGACGATCGGGCAGCGCATCTTTCGCGCCAAGAAGACTCTCTCCGAGGCCCAGGTGTCCTTCGAGACGCCTCGCGGCGAGGACTTGCACGGCCGCGTGCAATCCGTGCTGTCCGTCATCTATCTGATCTTCAACGAAGGCCATACCGCCACCACGGGCGACGAATGGATGCGGGCCTCGCTCTGCGAGGAAGCCCTGCGGCTCGGGCGCCTGCTGGCGCAGCTTCTGCCCGGCGAGTCCGAGGTGCACGCGCTGCTGGCCCTCATGGAATTCAACGAGTCGCGCACCGCGGCCCGCCGAGGCAGCAACGGCGAGGCGGTCCTGTTGCCCGACCAGGATCGCTCGTTGTGGGACGCCACACGGATTCAGCGGGGCATGGCCGCGCTCGAACTGGCGCAAACGCTCGGCGGTGGCGCGAAACCCTACGCGTTGCAGGCCGCCATCGCCGCCTGTCACATGCGCGCCCGCACCTCGGCCGAGACCGACTGGCCCCGCATCGTTCTGCTTTACGATACCCTCGCCCAAACCGCGCCCTCGCCTGTCGTCTCCCTGAATCGGGCCGTTGCCGTCGGCATGGCCCAAGGCCCGGACGCGGGACTCGACGCCCTCAACGCCGCCGCCGCCCTGTCGGGCCATCATCTCTTTCACAGCGTACGCGCAGACCTGCTGAAGAAACTGGGCCGATTCGCCGAGGCGTGCGAAGAGACCCGGCGCGCCATCGCCTTGACGCAAAACCTGCGGGAACGGGAACTGCTGGCGGAAAGATTGAAGCACATGCAGGAGTCCGCCCCTCCGACGTAG
- a CDS encoding alpha-L-fucosidase yields MRRLLTALLLFTGLLSAQRDIPPGSLNKPERLEWFRDQGFGMFIHWSVDSQTGVVISHSLAGADEAYTKRFFDDLPKTFNPRKFYPQDWAALAKLAGIKYVVFTTKHHSGFTMWDTKTNDFGIMHTPFKHDLTREILDAFRGQGIAPGIYFSPDDFWWLWKNKIDIQRGIPGVQPRNNPGLMKLDLAQMQELMTNYGPIDVVFFDGEPQELRDLAWKLQPNTVVTRGAIQTPELYVPGVPLEGAWEANFTMGTAWQYQPQNEDYKSGGRVIDILVETRAKGGNLLLNIGPKPDGELPIEQEERLREVALWMQVNQECIYNVRPWVITNEQNIWFTKAKNEDTVYAVVKQEPRWVRAQWRDFVLKSVQATPQSVVTVLGQNDRVLEYRPEVNPKPSLKQESDGLHIRAMFTHRLQDNSKWPNPIVLKITNVKPAFTPPKVETSSAKFDKATKTATLSGNLVDLGKAPSLEVGFQYRSIIGLDASDRSIPWQNGPSQTVSATGAFTLTVPNLNPEGVYEFRAYAKHPVLTIYGVDKRLPMK; encoded by the coding sequence ATGCGACGCCTGCTGACCGCCCTCCTCCTCTTCACCGGACTCCTGTCGGCTCAACGCGACATTCCACCCGGGTCCCTCAACAAACCCGAACGGCTGGAATGGTTCCGCGACCAGGGCTTCGGCATGTTCATCCACTGGTCGGTGGACAGCCAGACCGGTGTGGTGATCTCGCACTCGCTCGCCGGCGCCGATGAGGCCTATACCAAGCGCTTCTTCGACGACCTGCCCAAGACCTTCAACCCGCGCAAGTTCTACCCCCAGGACTGGGCCGCCCTCGCCAAGTTGGCCGGCATCAAGTACGTCGTCTTCACCACGAAGCACCACTCCGGCTTCACCATGTGGGACACGAAGACCAACGATTTCGGCATCATGCACACGCCGTTCAAGCACGACCTGACGCGTGAAATCCTGGACGCCTTTCGGGGGCAGGGCATTGCCCCCGGCATCTACTTCTCGCCCGACGACTTCTGGTGGCTGTGGAAAAACAAGATCGACATCCAGCGAGGCATCCCTGGTGTGCAGCCCCGCAACAATCCGGGCCTCATGAAGCTGGACTTGGCCCAGATGCAGGAGTTGATGACCAACTATGGACCCATCGACGTGGTCTTCTTCGACGGTGAACCGCAGGAGTTGCGCGACCTGGCCTGGAAGCTCCAGCCGAATACGGTTGTGACTCGCGGCGCCATCCAGACGCCTGAGCTGTACGTCCCCGGCGTCCCGCTGGAAGGCGCGTGGGAAGCCAACTTCACCATGGGCACGGCCTGGCAGTATCAGCCGCAGAACGAGGACTACAAGTCCGGCGGCCGCGTCATCGACATCCTGGTAGAGACACGCGCCAAGGGCGGCAACCTCCTGCTCAATATCGGTCCCAAGCCCGACGGCGAACTCCCCATCGAGCAGGAAGAGCGCCTCCGCGAGGTGGCGCTGTGGATGCAGGTGAATCAGGAGTGCATCTACAATGTCCGCCCCTGGGTGATCACCAACGAGCAGAACATCTGGTTTACCAAGGCGAAGAACGAGGACACGGTCTATGCCGTGGTCAAGCAGGAGCCGCGCTGGGTACGCGCGCAGTGGCGCGACTTCGTCCTGAAGAGCGTGCAGGCCACTCCGCAATCCGTTGTCACCGTGCTCGGTCAGAACGACCGCGTCCTCGAATACCGGCCGGAAGTGAACCCCAAGCCCTCCCTCAAACAGGAATCCGATGGCCTGCACATCCGTGCCATGTTCACCCACCGTCTGCAGGACAACAGCAAGTGGCCCAATCCCATCGTCCTGAAGATCACGAACGTCAAGCCGGCCTTTACGCCGCCCAAGGTGGAGACGAGCAGCGCGAAGTTCGACAAGGCCACGAAGACCGCCACCCTCTCCGGAAACCTGGTGGACCTGGGCAAGGCCCCATCCCTGGAAGTGGGCTTCCAATACCGCAGCATCATCGGCCTGGATGCCAGTGACCGCTCCATCCCCTGGCAGAACGGGCCCTCGCAGACCGTGAGCGCCACCGGCGCCTTCACCCTCACGGTGCCCAACCTGAATCCCGAAGGTGTCTACGAGTTCCGCGCGTACGCCAAGCATCCGGTCCTGACGATCTACGGCGTCGACAAACGCCTGCCCATGAAGTAA
- a CDS encoding type II toxin-antitoxin system HicB family antitoxin, producing the protein MSLFRYPAKFTAGSDGRVLVEFVDLARVATDGKDDREAMEEAMDALGSDLSIRLSRREEIPTPSAPKRKQRLVPVPLWLAPKLALYLAMRDQGVSNSELARRLGLHERVIRRMLDPEHATKSEKIQAALAVLGKQLAVEVRDAA; encoded by the coding sequence GTGTCCCTATTCAGGTATCCGGCGAAGTTCACGGCCGGCAGTGATGGCCGCGTTCTGGTCGAGTTTGTCGACCTTGCCCGCGTCGCGACAGACGGCAAGGACGACCGTGAGGCGATGGAAGAAGCCATGGACGCTCTCGGCTCCGATCTCTCGATCCGCTTGTCCCGCCGGGAGGAGATCCCAACGCCATCAGCACCCAAGCGGAAACAGCGCCTGGTGCCGGTGCCGCTCTGGCTGGCGCCGAAGCTGGCGCTCTACCTGGCTATGCGCGATCAGGGTGTCAGCAACTCCGAGTTGGCGCGTCGGCTGGGACTCCACGAGCGAGTGATCCGCCGCATGCTCGATCCGGAACACGCCACCAAGTCCGAGAAGATCCAGGCCGCCCTCGCGGTTCTTGGGAAGCAGTTGGCGGTTGAAGTCCGCGACGCCGCGTGA
- a CDS encoding helix-turn-helix domain-containing protein yields MTKQVFTNVWDAIEDTPEQAANVKLRSVLMISLKDHISRTGMSQVQAAQLFGVTEPRVSDLMRGKINLFALDALVNMATAAGLRIEMHVLETA; encoded by the coding sequence ATGACTAAGCAAGTTTTTACCAATGTGTGGGACGCAATCGAAGACACGCCCGAGCAGGCTGCCAACGTGAAACTGCGCTCGGTCCTGATGATCTCCCTGAAGGATCACATCAGCCGTACTGGGATGAGTCAGGTGCAAGCGGCCCAACTTTTCGGCGTCACGGAGCCGCGCGTCTCCGACCTGATGCGTGGCAAGATCAACTTGTTCGCCCTGGATGCGCTGGTGAACATGGCGACTGCTGCGGGCTTGCGGATCGAAATGCACGTGCTGGAGACCGCCTAG
- a CDS encoding dihydrofolate reductase family protein translates to MAKLIYFMPTSLDGYIAGDGNFDWSAPSEETFSFMTELIRPMGTYLYGRKEYETMAVWATPEVLPGLTPAMQDFANIWQQAEKIVYSRTWESLSAPRTRLERTFDPAAVRELKAQASLDLSIAGPTLAAEAIQAGLVDEYQLLVLPALLGAGIPVLSANVKQKLELLDERRFANGAVYLRYQAQS, encoded by the coding sequence ATGGCGAAACTGATCTACTTCATGCCCACCTCGCTGGATGGCTACATCGCCGGCGATGGCAACTTCGATTGGTCGGCGCCCAGCGAGGAGACCTTCTCCTTCATGACCGAGCTCATCCGTCCCATGGGCACGTACCTTTACGGACGCAAGGAGTACGAAACCATGGCGGTCTGGGCGACGCCCGAGGTCCTGCCGGGCCTGACGCCAGCCATGCAGGACTTCGCGAACATCTGGCAGCAGGCCGAAAAGATCGTCTACTCCCGAACCTGGGAGTCCCTTTCCGCTCCAAGGACGCGTCTGGAGCGGACCTTCGACCCCGCAGCAGTTCGCGAGCTAAAGGCGCAAGCGTCCCTCGACCTGTCGATAGCCGGTCCGACCCTCGCCGCCGAAGCCATCCAGGCCGGCCTGGTCGACGAGTACCAACTTCTTGTCCTCCCCGCTCTCCTGGGCGCAGGCATTCCGGTCTTGTCCGCCAACGTAAAGCAAAAGCTGGAACTCCTGGACGAGCGTCGTTTCGCCAACGGAGCGGTCTATCTCCGCTATCAAGCCCAGTCCTGA
- a CDS encoding alpha-L-fucosidase — translation MQVSRRNLLQMAAAAPVLAQGAKPVFEGHFESLAQYKCPDWFRNGKFGIWAHWGPQCVPKTGDWYARNMYIEGSPQYKYHVEHYGHPSKVGFKDIVTQWKAEKFDPEALITRYKAAGARYFVSMGIHHDNFDIWNSKHHKWNAAQMGPKKDIVGMWAKAARKAGLRFGVTEHLERTWSWFNVNKGADKEGPYKGVPYDGNDPKYADFYLPPHEDNSRAFPLNPPDSWKKEWQARITDLIDQHEPDLLYTDGGIPFGEVGKSLVAHFYNQSIKRNKGKLEAVYNIKNVHDNVHGEFDPRCCIYDLERGYADKILDLPWQTDTCIGDWFYKAGMQYKSAQTVVHMLADIVSKNGNLLLNFPLLPDGTLDAEESAVLDGITKWMSAHGEAIHDTRPWTKFGEGPTQASGGMFSERSLKQYTAQDFRFTKKGEVLYAICLGVPAKQAVIQSLAENAPQKVQRVELLGRKQALKFQRSGQGLTVEMPEGMSPDLAVVFKVS, via the coding sequence ATGCAAGTCAGCCGACGAAACCTGTTGCAGATGGCCGCCGCCGCGCCCGTCCTGGCGCAGGGCGCCAAGCCGGTCTTCGAAGGGCACTTCGAGTCCCTCGCCCAGTACAAGTGCCCGGACTGGTTCCGGAACGGAAAGTTCGGCATCTGGGCCCACTGGGGTCCGCAGTGCGTGCCCAAGACTGGCGACTGGTACGCGCGCAACATGTACATCGAAGGGTCGCCCCAGTACAAGTACCACGTCGAACACTACGGCCATCCGTCCAAGGTCGGCTTCAAGGATATCGTCACGCAGTGGAAGGCCGAGAAGTTCGATCCCGAGGCGCTCATCACGCGCTACAAGGCCGCCGGAGCGCGCTACTTCGTCTCCATGGGTATCCACCACGACAACTTCGACATTTGGAATTCGAAGCATCACAAGTGGAATGCCGCCCAGATGGGCCCGAAGAAGGACATCGTCGGAATGTGGGCCAAAGCCGCGCGCAAAGCCGGCCTGCGCTTCGGCGTGACGGAGCACCTGGAGCGCACCTGGTCCTGGTTCAACGTCAACAAAGGCGCTGACAAGGAAGGGCCTTACAAGGGGGTGCCGTATGATGGCAACGATCCCAAGTACGCCGACTTCTATCTGCCGCCGCACGAAGACAACTCCCGAGCCTTCCCGCTGAATCCGCCGGATTCCTGGAAAAAGGAGTGGCAGGCCCGCATCACCGATCTCATCGATCAGCACGAGCCGGACCTGCTGTATACCGACGGCGGCATCCCGTTCGGAGAAGTGGGCAAATCCCTGGTGGCGCACTTCTACAACCAGAGCATCAAGCGCAATAAGGGCAAGCTGGAAGCGGTGTACAACATCAAGAACGTGCACGACAACGTGCACGGCGAGTTCGATCCGCGCTGCTGCATCTATGATCTGGAACGCGGCTACGCCGACAAGATCCTCGACCTCCCCTGGCAGACCGACACCTGCATCGGCGACTGGTTCTACAAGGCCGGCATGCAATACAAATCGGCGCAGACCGTGGTTCACATGCTGGCCGACATCGTCAGCAAGAACGGCAACCTGCTGCTGAACTTCCCGCTGCTGCCCGACGGCACGCTGGACGCGGAAGAGAGCGCCGTCCTGGACGGCATCACGAAGTGGATGTCCGCGCACGGCGAAGCGATTCACGACACGCGCCCCTGGACGAAGTTTGGAGAAGGTCCGACGCAGGCCTCGGGCGGGATGTTCAGCGAGCGTTCGTTGAAGCAGTACACCGCCCAGGACTTCCGCTTCACGAAGAAGGGCGAAGTGCTCTACGCGATCTGCCTGGGCGTGCCCGCGAAGCAGGCAGTGATCCAGTCGTTAGCCGAGAATGCGCCGCAGAAGGTCCAGCGCGTGGAACTGCTCGGGCGCAAGCAGGCGCTGAAGTTCCAACGCAGCGGGCAGGGCCTGACGGTCGAGATGCCGGAAGGGATGAGCCCGGATCTGGCCGTGGTTTTCAAGGTGAGCTAG
- a CDS encoding YciI family protein has translation MPQYLVAGYLPDDFDPSTVDEAMINDIHALNKEMIAAGVRKFACGLGATKSLRAQAGGEILVTDGPYLEAKEHIGGLWILECADMDEAVAWARKGLVATRGQVEVREIFFMPAPE, from the coding sequence ATGCCGCAATACTTGGTTGCTGGGTACCTCCCCGACGACTTCGACCCGTCCACCGTCGACGAAGCGATGATCAATGACATCCACGCGCTCAACAAGGAGATGATCGCTGCCGGCGTCAGGAAATTCGCCTGTGGCCTCGGAGCCACCAAGTCGCTGCGTGCGCAGGCCGGCGGCGAAATCCTCGTCACGGACGGGCCCTACCTGGAGGCCAAGGAACACATCGGCGGCCTCTGGATCCTGGAATGCGCCGACATGGACGAGGCGGTGGCCTGGGCGCGCAAAGGTCTCGTCGCCACTCGCGGCCAGGTCGAGGTCCGCGAGATCTTCTTCATGCCTGCCCCCGAATAG
- a CDS encoding alpha/beta hydrolase family protein, translated as MGYLFGNDLYDGFGTWPIAYIPYGGADFGELQSVAEATGAGGEDAYYAAWTSVAARLEADASEAEHKGRLHSARELYLKASAFYATSYHPIYGEPVDPRLLTAFRKQVETLDKGLGLLAHPVASMRIPFEQTALPAYLIPAEGLEREARPLIIFTNGYDGTMTDMYFASAVAASRRGYHCLLFDGPGQGEMLYEHGIRLRPDWENVISAVLDFALALPNVRTEEIVLSGWSLGGHLAPRAASGEHRIAALIADPGIWSICGMFRDFAVRTLGVTREAASNLGSLEQSLIDRMDAIINNEPALHWKVVQRGYWVHGVNNLRDYLISAERFTMDGRAELIRCPALLTMPEHDPLASGTPAFFGALRCPKTLLRFSASEGAGDHCEMMNRTLLNRKVLDWLDELFLRA; from the coding sequence TTGGGTTACCTCTTCGGAAATGATCTCTACGACGGCTTCGGCACCTGGCCGATTGCCTACATCCCTTACGGTGGTGCCGATTTCGGCGAGTTGCAGTCGGTGGCAGAGGCGACCGGAGCGGGCGGCGAGGACGCCTATTACGCTGCGTGGACTTCCGTTGCGGCGCGCTTGGAGGCGGATGCCTCCGAGGCCGAACACAAGGGGCGCCTCCACAGCGCAAGGGAGCTGTATCTGAAAGCCAGCGCTTTCTACGCAACTTCCTACCACCCGATCTATGGCGAGCCGGTCGATCCACGGCTGCTCACGGCTTTCCGCAAACAGGTGGAAACGCTGGATAAGGGGCTTGGGCTCCTGGCGCACCCCGTCGCGTCGATGCGCATTCCGTTTGAGCAGACAGCCCTGCCCGCCTATCTGATCCCTGCAGAGGGTCTGGAGCGGGAAGCACGCCCCTTGATCATCTTCACCAACGGCTATGACGGGACGATGACCGACATGTACTTCGCCTCCGCCGTGGCGGCCTCCAGGCGCGGCTATCACTGCCTGCTGTTCGACGGACCGGGCCAGGGAGAAATGCTCTACGAGCACGGTATTCGCCTGCGTCCGGATTGGGAAAATGTCATCTCCGCGGTGCTGGACTTTGCGCTGGCCTTGCCCAATGTCCGGACAGAGGAGATCGTCCTGAGTGGATGGAGCCTCGGCGGCCACCTCGCACCGCGAGCTGCCTCGGGAGAACACCGCATCGCCGCCTTGATCGCCGATCCGGGTATCTGGAGCATCTGCGGGATGTTTCGGGACTTTGCCGTTCGTACCCTCGGCGTCACCCGCGAGGCCGCGTCTAATCTGGGCTCGCTGGAACAGTCCCTGATCGATCGCATGGACGCAATCATCAACAATGAGCCCGCCCTCCACTGGAAGGTCGTTCAACGAGGCTACTGGGTGCACGGGGTAAACAACCTGCGCGACTACCTGATCTCGGCGGAACGTTTCACGATGGATGGCCGCGCGGAACTCATTCGATGTCCGGCCTTGCTCACCATGCCCGAGCATGACCCACTCGCGTCCGGCACTCCGGCGTTCTTCGGCGCCCTCCGCTGCCCGAAAACGCTCCTGCGGTTCAGTGCCAGCGAGGGGGCCGGGGATCATTGCGAAATGATGAATCGGACTTTGCTGAACCGGAAGGTGCTCGACTGGCTCGACGAGTTATTCCTTCGTGCCTAG